In Nostoc sp. CENA543, a single genomic region encodes these proteins:
- the psaM gene encoding photosystem I reaction center subunit XII — MPISDSQVYIALVVALLPGFLAWRLATELYK; from the coding sequence ATGCCTATCTCTGATAGCCAAGTTTACATTGCTCTAGTTGTGGCACTACTTCCAGGCTTCTTGGCTTGGCGGTTAGCAACAGAACTGTACAAATAA
- a CDS encoding MAPEG family protein → MIIFLYAIAAAAVLIYVPFLVVGYARVQVGYDVSAPRAMFDKLPPYAQRATWAHQNSFETFMVFVAAALMAYVTGVNSVTATWAAIAYVAARLLYSIFYILNIPLLRSLMFGIGSLSCATLFVLSIIQARG, encoded by the coding sequence ATGATAATTTTTTTGTATGCGATCGCCGCAGCTGCGGTGCTAATTTACGTGCCATTTTTAGTGGTAGGGTATGCGCGTGTGCAAGTGGGGTATGACGTTTCTGCCCCACGAGCCATGTTTGATAAATTACCACCATACGCTCAACGGGCTACCTGGGCGCATCAAAATTCCTTTGAAACGTTCATGGTGTTTGTGGCTGCGGCACTAATGGCTTATGTTACTGGTGTAAATTCTGTTACAGCCACATGGGCTGCGATCGCTTATGTAGCAGCTCGGTTGCTGTACTCAATATTTTATATTCTGAATATACCGTTATTGCGATCGCTCATGTTTGGCATTGGCTCTCTTAGCTGTGCTACTCTCTTTGTTCTGAGTATCATTCAAGCTAGGGGTTAA
- a CDS encoding glutathione S-transferase family protein, translating to MLKLYGGARSRAAIVQWYLEELAVPYEFVLLDMQGGEHRQPEFLKINPIGKVPAIVDGDFQLWESGAILLYLAEKYGKFPASPEERAIISQWVLFANATLGTGIFVEATRERETPRLLTPLNEIFSKQPFLLGEEFSVADVAVGSILAYIPLMLKLDLSAYPAVEQYIQRMVERPAYQKAIAGRSS from the coding sequence ATGTTGAAACTGTATGGTGGCGCACGCAGTCGAGCTGCGATCGTGCAATGGTATTTAGAAGAATTGGCAGTTCCCTATGAGTTTGTTCTGCTGGATATGCAGGGAGGTGAACACCGCCAGCCAGAATTCTTGAAGATTAACCCCATTGGTAAAGTCCCAGCCATTGTCGATGGAGACTTTCAACTATGGGAATCAGGCGCGATTTTGCTGTATTTGGCTGAAAAGTATGGCAAGTTCCCAGCTTCACCAGAGGAACGCGCGATCATTTCGCAATGGGTACTCTTTGCAAATGCTACTTTAGGTACTGGTATTTTTGTAGAAGCAACCCGCGAGCGGGAAACACCACGTTTATTAACTCCCCTCAATGAAATCTTTAGCAAGCAACCTTTTTTACTGGGAGAGGAATTTAGCGTTGCTGATGTAGCGGTGGGTTCTATCTTGGCTTACATTCCCTTAATGCTCAAACTTGATTTGAGTGCTTACCCAGCAGTTGAGCAATATATTCAGCGTATGGTAGAAAGACCAGCATATCAAAAGGCGATCGCTGGTAGGTCTTCTTAG
- a CDS encoding tetratricopeptide repeat protein, translating to MNSKSFLASGEQHNNRCQFVTNNTFLNKELGANGDSYLRSCALRSAQQGNYTEAIALLTELIERHPQNAVDYNNRGLVYFQSGKLNKALSDYNKALQLNPHLASAYNNRANYYAACGELTAALADYDCAIDFNPGHVRAWINRGITLRDLGHYDQAIENFDNALLFGQLKGHIWAERGRTYHIWGEWNCAIADYRRALTKLPTPDVKTDVPGYRLRLQVESWLHELLPTHYDADIA from the coding sequence ATGAACAGTAAATCATTCTTAGCTTCTGGTGAACAGCACAATAACCGTTGTCAATTTGTAACTAATAACACATTTTTAAACAAAGAACTCGGAGCTAACGGTGACAGTTACTTACGTTCTTGCGCTTTGAGGTCAGCTCAACAAGGGAATTATACTGAAGCGATCGCTCTGTTAACTGAATTAATCGAACGCCATCCACAAAACGCTGTAGACTATAACAATCGTGGTTTGGTGTACTTCCAAAGCGGTAAACTGAACAAAGCACTATCTGACTACAACAAAGCACTGCAATTAAATCCGCACTTAGCGAGTGCATATAACAACCGCGCCAATTACTACGCTGCTTGTGGTGAACTAACGGCTGCATTGGCTGATTATGATTGTGCGATTGATTTTAACCCAGGTCATGTCAGAGCTTGGATTAACCGAGGCATTACTTTAAGGGATTTGGGACACTACGACCAAGCAATTGAGAATTTTGACAATGCACTGCTATTTGGTCAATTGAAAGGTCATATTTGGGCGGAACGGGGTAGAACCTATCATATCTGGGGTGAGTGGAATTGTGCGATCGCAGATTATCGCCGCGCCTTGACTAAATTACCCACCCCAGATGTGAAAACAGATGTTCCTGGCTATCGTTTACGATTACAAGTGGAAAGTTGGCTACATGAATTATTGCCTACACATTATGATGCAGATATCGCGTAG
- a CDS encoding putative signal transducing protein — protein MVNSLVTIATFSNYVDANLAKQLLESQGIHCYLANESTVNMAWHLTVAVGWIQLQVSPADIEPAKTVLVSSDFETAIAEDETIPDDVDDDDFEKISWADETADRAFRTAIIGLILIFLPIQLYSLWLLIRLLVSRRRISPNRRIKVISALILDLLNLYIIWHIFF, from the coding sequence ATGGTTAACAGTCTTGTCACCATAGCTACATTTAGTAATTATGTTGACGCTAACTTAGCAAAGCAACTATTAGAATCACAAGGCATTCACTGCTATTTAGCAAATGAGTCTACCGTGAACATGGCATGGCATCTGACAGTAGCTGTTGGCTGGATTCAATTACAAGTATCCCCAGCTGATATAGAACCAGCTAAAACAGTTTTAGTCTCTTCTGATTTTGAGACAGCCATTGCCGAAGATGAGACAATTCCAGATGACGTAGATGATGATGATTTTGAAAAAATATCCTGGGCAGATGAAACTGCCGATAGAGCCTTTCGCACAGCTATTATTGGATTAATCCTCATCTTTCTACCCATCCAACTTTATTCACTGTGGTTACTGATTCGCTTATTAGTTTCCCGTCGTCGTATAAGTCCAAACCGACGCATTAAAGTAATTTCTGCCCTGATACTTGATTTACTCAATCTTTATATAATCTGGCATATCTTCTTTTAA
- a CDS encoding mechanosensitive ion channel family protein codes for MRVQFLAIAGAMVVSVACVPKATAQIPLLPQLSVSGSVSNENSDRTVADWVYLDGRRLFQISASKSDFSARSQNIQQNLAGISRTFFQSQDQQVKVDTRTINGLPVIEVNGQYLMTVTTADAALQQVDPSTLANQIAQDLKAGLEQAKQERQPQFLINQGKIAAGLGLAMLVASWGVYSWQQRTKKYRVISVPRTSPDTQNITTQLNQQQHQHLQEVKKRLFQIAQAGIWSGGGFVMLGLFPYTRILQVGIVTAAQIPLKIGMVLLGTYVVTRLSYALIDRLTTVLVSSGALLNSETTERLQLRVSTFSGVTKSIVTIIWVGFGILTALILFGIDVIPLLAGASLVGVAVSLASQNLIKDAINGFLIIIEDQYALGDVIAVGDVGGLVENLNLRMTQVRDAEGRLITIPNSEIKVVANLSSRWSRADLVIPVGYQTDIDQALQLIKNVALEMNQDILWKRQILETPQVLGIDNFGDRGLMIRVWIKTQPLKQWDVAREYRRRLKIAFDQAGVHIPVPQQAIWVNDSQFSNSHEIQVIGDGKSKS; via the coding sequence GTGCGCGTTCAATTTTTGGCGATCGCAGGTGCAATGGTTGTTTCTGTTGCATGTGTACCAAAAGCTACAGCCCAGATTCCTCTTTTACCTCAACTGTCAGTTTCTGGTAGTGTGAGTAATGAGAATAGTGACAGAACTGTTGCCGACTGGGTATATTTAGACGGTCGCCGATTGTTTCAAATATCAGCATCCAAAAGTGACTTTTCGGCTCGTTCACAGAATATTCAGCAGAATTTAGCGGGAATTAGTCGTACTTTCTTTCAGTCTCAGGATCAACAAGTTAAGGTAGATACCCGAACTATCAATGGGCTACCAGTAATTGAAGTAAATGGTCAATATCTAATGACGGTTACTACCGCCGATGCTGCACTACAACAGGTAGATCCGTCAACATTGGCAAATCAAATTGCACAAGATTTAAAAGCAGGTTTAGAACAAGCTAAACAAGAACGACAACCCCAATTTCTCATCAACCAAGGTAAAATTGCTGCGGGTCTTGGACTAGCGATGCTTGTAGCTAGTTGGGGTGTGTATAGTTGGCAGCAACGAACTAAAAAATATCGCGTGATTTCAGTTCCACGCACTTCACCAGATACGCAAAACATTACTACTCAACTCAATCAGCAGCAGCACCAACATTTACAAGAAGTTAAAAAACGGTTGTTTCAAATTGCTCAAGCTGGAATTTGGAGTGGCGGCGGTTTTGTAATGTTGGGTTTATTTCCCTATACACGCATACTGCAAGTAGGGATTGTCACAGCTGCTCAAATTCCTTTGAAAATCGGTATGGTGTTATTGGGAACTTATGTAGTTACCCGTTTGAGTTATGCTCTGATTGATCGTTTGACTACTGTTTTGGTAAGTAGTGGTGCCTTACTCAACTCAGAAACAACTGAACGTCTACAATTACGAGTTTCCACATTTTCTGGGGTCACTAAAAGTATTGTCACCATTATTTGGGTAGGATTTGGCATTTTAACCGCACTCATTTTGTTTGGTATCGATGTCATACCCTTGCTAGCTGGTGCGAGTTTAGTGGGTGTGGCGGTATCTTTGGCTTCTCAAAACCTGATTAAAGATGCAATTAATGGTTTTTTAATCATCATCGAAGACCAATATGCTTTAGGAGATGTGATTGCTGTTGGTGATGTTGGTGGTTTAGTGGAAAATCTCAATTTGCGGATGACGCAAGTCAGAGATGCAGAAGGACGCTTGATTACAATTCCCAACAGTGAAATTAAAGTAGTGGCGAATCTTTCTAGCCGTTGGTCAAGAGCCGATTTAGTGATCCCTGTAGGTTATCAAACAGATATTGACCAAGCCTTGCAACTCATTAAAAATGTAGCTTTAGAGATGAATCAAGACATCCTGTGGAAACGTCAAATTCTGGAAACACCGCAAGTTTTGGGTATCGATAATTTCGGCGATCGCGGTTTAATGATTAGAGTATGGATTAAAACCCAACCCCTCAAACAATGGGATGTCGCACGAGAATATCGCCGTCGGCTCAAAATCGCCTTTGACCAAGCCGGGGTTCATATTCCCGTCCCCCAACAAGCAATTTGGGTTAATGACTCGCAGTTTTCTAACTCCCACGAAATACAAGTGATAGGTGACGGTAAATCAAAATCTTGA
- a CDS encoding YajQ family cyclic di-GMP-binding protein, with translation MAATYSFDIVSDFDRQELVNAVDQVVRELKSRYDLKDTQTTVDLGETTITIGTDSEFTLESVHNILREKAAKRNLSQKIFDFGKVESASGNRVRQEITLKKGISQDIAKQISKLIRDEFKKVQASIQGDAVRVSAKAKDDLQTVIQRLKQEDYPVALQFTNYR, from the coding sequence ATGGCTGCTACTTACTCCTTTGACATTGTGAGTGATTTTGATCGGCAAGAATTGGTGAATGCTGTTGATCAAGTCGTTCGAGAACTCAAAAGTCGTTATGACCTCAAAGACACCCAAACTACTGTAGATTTGGGTGAAACAACCATTACTATTGGCACTGACAGCGAATTTACCCTAGAGTCTGTTCACAACATTTTGCGAGAAAAAGCTGCCAAGCGGAATCTTTCCCAAAAAATCTTTGATTTTGGCAAAGTTGAGTCAGCTAGTGGTAATCGTGTTCGTCAAGAAATCACTCTCAAAAAAGGAATCAGTCAGGATATTGCAAAACAAATATCCAAACTGATTCGTGACGAATTTAAAAAAGTCCAAGCTTCTATTCAGGGTGATGCTGTAAGAGTATCTGCTAAAGCCAAAGATGATTTGCAAACCGTCATCCAAAGGTTAAAGCAAGAAGACTATCCTGTGGCTTTGCAGTTTACGAATTATAGATAA
- a CDS encoding FGGY-family carbohydrate kinase, with protein MSFYLGIDFGTSGARAVVIDEIAQIQAQMRYPWAAGAIADVISWQKALWALLGQIPENYRREIKAIAINGTSSTVLLCDDVGNPISAPLLYNDARGSLFLEELKKIAPPNHTVLSATSSLAKLLWMMQLDNFSEARYFLHQADWLAFLLHGQLGNSDYHNALKLGYDVEQLEYPEWLINLQLPIQIPQVLAPGTPITELRPEIANQFSLPLDCLVCAGTTDSIAAFLASGATSPGETVTSLGSTLVLKLLSRTRVEDARYGIYSHRLGDLWLTGGASNTGGAVLREFFTDVELENLSREIDSSQPSKLDYYPLLKAGDRFPINDPNLPPKLTPRPDNPVEFLHGLLESIARIENRGYELLQQLGADSLNRVYTAGGGAKNPTWTAIRQRCLKVPVVTSSNTEAAYGTALLAMRGVGSAE; from the coding sequence ATGAGTTTTTATCTGGGGATTGACTTTGGTACGTCTGGAGCGAGGGCGGTGGTGATTGATGAGATAGCCCAAATCCAGGCGCAAATGCGATATCCTTGGGCAGCAGGAGCGATCGCTGATGTCATATCATGGCAGAAGGCTTTATGGGCATTGCTGGGGCAAATACCGGAAAATTATCGGCGAGAAATCAAAGCGATCGCCATCAACGGCACTTCCTCAACGGTATTATTGTGTGATGATGTTGGCAACCCCATATCTGCACCATTACTCTACAACGATGCACGGGGATCATTATTTCTAGAAGAGTTAAAGAAAATCGCACCACCAAACCATACAGTCTTGAGTGCAACTTCTAGCTTGGCTAAATTGCTGTGGATGATGCAGTTAGATAATTTCAGCGAGGCGAGATATTTTTTGCACCAAGCCGACTGGCTAGCATTTTTGTTGCATGGTCAGTTGGGGAACAGTGATTACCACAATGCTTTAAAGTTGGGTTATGACGTAGAGCAGTTAGAATACCCAGAATGGTTGATTAATCTGCAACTACCTATTCAAATACCCCAAGTCTTAGCACCGGGGACTCCCATCACCGAATTACGTCCTGAAATCGCCAATCAGTTTTCCTTACCGCTTGATTGTTTAGTTTGTGCTGGGACTACTGATAGCATTGCAGCCTTTTTAGCCAGTGGTGCAACCTCACCAGGGGAAACTGTGACTTCCTTGGGTTCTACCTTGGTACTGAAACTTTTAAGTCGCACTCGTGTAGAAGATGCGCGCTATGGAATTTACAGCCATCGGCTAGGTGACTTGTGGTTAACGGGTGGTGCTTCTAACACTGGCGGTGCGGTATTAAGGGAATTTTTTACCGATGTAGAGTTAGAAAATTTGAGTCGTGAAATTGATAGTTCGCAACCTAGCAAGTTAGATTATTATCCCTTATTGAAAGCAGGCGATCGCTTTCCCATTAACGATCCCAATTTACCCCCAAAGCTGACACCGCGCCCAGATAACCCCGTGGAATTTCTACACGGCTTACTAGAGAGCATCGCGCGCATAGAAAACCGTGGTTATGAATTATTGCAACAATTGGGCGCAGATAGCCTCAACCGAGTCTATACAGCCGGAGGAGGTGCGAAAAATCCCACTTGGACTGCAATTCGCCAACGCTGTTTAAAAGTTCCTGTAGTAACTTCCAGCAACACTGAAGCAGCTTACGGTACAGCGTTACTGGCGATGCGGGGAGTGGGGAGTGCTGAGTAA
- the ahcY gene encoding adenosylhomocysteinase: MTATSPRLKHEVKDLGLAPLGRQRIEWAGREMPVLRQIRDRFAKEKPFAGLRLVACAHVTTETAHLAIALKAGGADALLIASNPLSTQDDVAACLVTDYEIPVFAIKGEDAETYNRHVQIALDHRPNIIIDDGSDVVATLVQERQHQIADLIGTTEETTTGIVRLKAMFNDGVLTFPAVNVNDADTKHFFDNRYGTGQSTLDGIIRATNILLAGKTVVVVGYGWCGKGTALRARGLGANVIVTEIDPIKAIEAVMDGFRVLPMAEAASQGDLFITVTGNKHVIRGEHFEVMKDGAIVCNSGHFDIELDLKYLASKATEVKQVRPFTEQYQLPSGKSVIVLGEGRLINLAAAEGHPSAVMDMSFANQALACEYLVKNKGTLQPGLHSVPTEVDQEIARLKLQALGIYIDSLTPEQIEYINSWQSGT; the protein is encoded by the coding sequence ATGACCGCAACATCTCCCCGATTAAAGCACGAGGTTAAAGACCTCGGCCTCGCTCCCTTGGGAAGACAGCGTATTGAATGGGCTGGACGCGAAATGCCTGTATTACGGCAAATCCGCGATCGCTTTGCCAAAGAAAAACCCTTTGCTGGTTTACGTTTGGTAGCTTGCGCCCACGTTACCACTGAAACAGCACATTTGGCGATCGCGCTCAAGGCTGGTGGTGCAGACGCGCTGTTAATTGCGAGTAACCCTTTATCTACTCAAGATGACGTAGCAGCTTGCTTAGTCACAGATTACGAAATTCCTGTATTTGCGATTAAAGGCGAAGATGCGGAAACCTATAACCGTCACGTCCAAATCGCTTTAGATCACCGTCCCAATATCATTATTGATGATGGTAGTGACGTAGTAGCCACTCTAGTACAAGAACGCCAACATCAAATCGCTGATTTGATTGGTACTACTGAAGAAACAACCACCGGGATTGTGCGCCTCAAAGCCATGTTTAATGATGGCGTTCTCACTTTCCCCGCAGTCAACGTTAACGACGCTGACACCAAGCATTTCTTTGATAACCGCTACGGTACTGGTCAATCTACCCTAGACGGTATCATCCGCGCTACAAATATTCTTTTAGCTGGTAAGACTGTAGTTGTCGTTGGCTACGGTTGGTGTGGTAAAGGTACAGCACTCCGCGCCCGTGGTTTGGGTGCTAACGTGATTGTTACCGAAATTGATCCCATCAAAGCCATCGAAGCAGTCATGGATGGTTTCCGCGTATTACCAATGGCGGAAGCTGCATCCCAAGGCGATTTGTTCATTACTGTGACTGGTAACAAGCACGTCATTCGTGGTGAACATTTCGAGGTCATGAAAGACGGTGCGATCGTTTGTAACTCTGGTCACTTTGATATTGAACTTGACCTGAAATACTTAGCTAGCAAAGCCACCGAAGTCAAACAAGTCCGCCCCTTCACAGAACAATATCAACTCCCCAGTGGTAAATCAGTGATTGTTTTGGGTGAAGGTCGCTTAATCAACCTCGCTGCGGCTGAAGGACATCCTAGCGCAGTTATGGATATGAGTTTTGCGAATCAGGCGTTAGCTTGCGAATACCTAGTGAAAAACAAAGGTACATTACAACCTGGCTTACATTCAGTTCCCACTGAAGTAGACCAAGAAATTGCTCGTTTGAAGTTGCAAGCTTTGGGTATTTACATTGATAGCTTGACCCCTGAGCAAATTGAGTACATCAACTCTTGGCAATCTGGAACTTAA
- the ebsA gene encoding type IV pilus biogenesis protein EbsA has protein sequence MSIEQLQPANAQQANVYLPYIQGAAKRNFLPYAISLYQKGILEGHRKIESGDNVPFVASWNVATLPSDLTRCRMQFDGNSELSYEVMMASFEFISFLIELLENSKRYKVTDFSQSFYRKLLRIDE, from the coding sequence ATGTCTATTGAGCAACTCCAGCCGGCTAACGCCCAACAAGCTAATGTCTACTTGCCTTACATTCAGGGTGCAGCGAAGCGTAATTTTTTACCTTATGCTATTAGTCTCTACCAAAAGGGCATTTTGGAAGGCCACCGGAAAATAGAATCTGGTGATAATGTGCCTTTTGTCGCTTCTTGGAATGTGGCTACTCTACCCTCTGATCTAACCCGTTGCCGAATGCAGTTTGATGGTAATTCTGAGTTAAGCTATGAAGTCATGATGGCTAGCTTTGAATTCATTAGTTTTTTAATTGAACTTCTAGAGAACTCTAAACGCTACAAAGTAACTGATTTTTCACAATCTTTTTACCGCAAATTACTACGCATTGATGAATAA
- a CDS encoding phosphotransacetylase family protein: MPKSAKYLLIGSTETYSGKSATVLGLSHQLQEKGLDIAYGKPLGNCLSTSDGTVIDEDVQFITLSLNLSANRIVPTMLALDEASVQRRLRGEDKTDYRQSLVEQYLQVPRGDLVLLEAPGDLTEGYLFDLSLLQVAEVLDAAVLLVSRYDSLLSVESILSARERVGDRLLGVVINDVPTVHLETVNNSVRSFLEQQGIPVMAVLPKNDLLRSVSVGELVKQLKAEVLCRSDRLDLMVESLAIGAMNVNAAVKYFRKRRNMAVVTGGDRVEIQQAALETSTQCLILTGQLPPPQFILSRAEELEIPILSVDLDTLTTVEIVDRTFGQVRVHEPIKVECIRQLMSENFDVNRLLSKLGLTPVTV, from the coding sequence GTGCCGAAATCTGCTAAATATTTGCTGATTGGCTCAACTGAAACTTACAGTGGTAAGTCGGCAACAGTCCTGGGTTTATCTCATCAGTTACAGGAAAAAGGCTTAGATATTGCCTATGGTAAGCCCTTGGGCAATTGTTTGAGTACATCTGATGGCACTGTGATTGACGAAGATGTCCAGTTTATTACTCTTAGTCTCAATCTCTCAGCAAACCGGATTGTGCCGACAATGCTGGCGTTAGATGAAGCCAGTGTGCAAAGACGTTTACGGGGTGAGGACAAAACTGATTATCGTCAGTCTTTGGTGGAGCAGTATTTACAAGTTCCTAGAGGGGATTTAGTGCTGCTAGAAGCCCCTGGCGATTTGACAGAGGGTTATTTGTTTGATTTATCTTTGCTGCAAGTGGCAGAGGTTTTAGATGCGGCTGTTCTCTTGGTAAGTCGTTATGATTCTTTGCTGTCTGTGGAGTCGATATTGTCTGCTAGAGAGCGTGTAGGCGATCGCTTGCTTGGGGTTGTGATCAATGACGTTCCTACTGTCCATTTAGAAACCGTCAATAATTCTGTGCGCTCATTTTTAGAGCAGCAGGGTATCCCTGTGATGGCTGTGCTACCGAAAAACGATTTACTCCGCAGTGTCAGCGTTGGGGAATTAGTCAAACAACTCAAGGCTGAAGTTCTGTGTCGCAGCGATCGCTTAGATTTAATGGTGGAAAGTTTAGCGATTGGGGCGATGAATGTGAATGCGGCTGTGAAATATTTCCGCAAGCGGCGGAATATGGCAGTAGTCACAGGAGGCGATCGCGTAGAAATTCAACAGGCGGCTTTAGAAACTTCCACCCAATGTCTCATTCTCACCGGACAACTACCACCACCACAATTTATTCTTAGTCGTGCTGAAGAATTAGAAATTCCGATTTTGTCAGTTGACTTAGATACCCTCACCACTGTAGAAATCGTTGACCGCACTTTTGGTCAAGTCCGTGTCCACGAACCAATTAAAGTAGAGTGCATTCGTCAGTTAATGTCGGAAAATTTTGATGTTAACCGTCTGTTGTCTAAGTTAGGCTTAACCCCAGTGACAGTCTGA
- a CDS encoding serine/threonine-protein kinase: MLAGKILQGGKYTLIQEIGRGGFGITFKATHHYLEQEVVMKTINEKLRKHPDFAKFEQQFLDEARRLATCIHPNIVRVSDFFVEDDLPYMVMEYIPGETLGEAFILPGIPLPEETAIHYIRQIGAALQVVHSNGLLHRDVKPDNIILRQGTQEVVLIDFGIAREFNSGVKQTHTGLVSEGYSPIEQYLTQATRTPATDVYGLAATLYALLTGQVPLPALLRDREQMPTPRELQPHLSAAVNQAVMRGMAVESRFRPPTVAEWLQLLPGSGVNFAPQVVPTYAVPTIDLSVYQQENPAAGNILSNVQKSSPVKNLNLMLQKISASRVFLGVVVAVMAATAGFGITNIFSKSQPKSPSKPLFEERPIVPENNNATVNSPTENNNQQSVNVGSRDTTPVSNSRRRRRNLIEPQTQPTSSSSATTSPQPNIQESTSVNTQPSPTAPDTANSSSLVEKLRQVRSSRKANPANTSENTPPATTTTTQPSPPPSGEKPSSQSNPVIVPTVPATESKNTDSSGVVVPTVEVKQNSSINNPPVQVPPQKNEKLPEVRPSGN; this comes from the coding sequence ATGTTAGCAGGCAAAATTTTGCAGGGGGGAAAATATACCCTCATCCAAGAAATTGGACGCGGTGGCTTTGGTATCACCTTTAAAGCCACTCATCACTACTTAGAACAGGAAGTGGTGATGAAAACAATTAACGAAAAACTGCGAAAACACCCAGATTTTGCGAAGTTTGAGCAACAATTCCTAGACGAAGCTAGAAGATTAGCTACCTGTATCCATCCCAATATTGTCCGTGTCAGCGACTTTTTTGTGGAAGATGACTTACCTTACATGGTGATGGAATACATTCCTGGGGAAACCTTGGGAGAAGCGTTTATTTTACCAGGAATCCCCTTACCAGAAGAAACAGCTATTCATTACATCCGACAAATTGGTGCAGCGTTGCAGGTAGTTCACAGCAACGGTTTGCTGCACCGAGATGTGAAGCCAGATAATATTATTCTCCGTCAAGGAACTCAGGAAGTAGTTCTGATTGACTTTGGCATTGCCCGTGAATTTAATAGTGGTGTGAAACAAACTCACACAGGCTTGGTATCAGAAGGGTATTCTCCCATTGAGCAGTATTTAACTCAAGCGACACGCACACCCGCTACAGATGTTTATGGTTTAGCGGCAACTTTGTATGCTCTTTTAACAGGGCAAGTTCCATTACCTGCATTGTTGCGCGATCGCGAACAAATGCCAACCCCCCGCGAACTCCAACCCCATCTCAGTGCAGCCGTCAATCAAGCCGTCATGCGGGGAATGGCTGTAGAATCGCGCTTTCGTCCCCCTACTGTAGCTGAGTGGCTGCAACTACTACCAGGTAGCGGTGTCAATTTTGCACCACAGGTTGTCCCCACCTATGCAGTTCCTACTATTGATTTATCCGTATACCAACAGGAAAACCCAGCAGCAGGAAATATCCTCAGCAATGTCCAAAAATCATCTCCAGTCAAAAACCTCAACCTGATGCTGCAAAAGATATCAGCTTCTAGGGTTTTCTTGGGTGTTGTTGTAGCTGTAATGGCAGCAACAGCTGGTTTTGGCATCACCAATATCTTTTCTAAATCTCAGCCTAAATCACCCTCCAAACCATTATTTGAAGAGCGTCCCATCGTACCAGAGAATAACAACGCCACCGTCAATTCCCCCACAGAAAATAATAATCAACAATCAGTCAATGTCGGTTCTAGAGATACGACACCAGTTTCCAACTCTAGACGACGCAGACGCAACCTTATAGAACCACAAACTCAACCAACTAGCAGCAGTTCCGCCACAACATCACCCCAACCAAATATACAAGAATCAACATCTGTCAATACTCAACCATCTCCCACCGCACCTGACACAGCCAATTCATCATCCCTAGTAGAAAAACTACGTCAAGTTCGTTCCTCCCGCAAAGCTAACCCCGCCAACACTTCAGAAAACACCCCACCCGCTACCACTACTACTACCCAGCCATCCCCCCCACCCTCTGGAGAAAAACCATCCAGTCAATCCAATCCCGTGATAGTGCCGACTGTACCAGCCACAGAGTCTAAAAATACAGATTCTTCGGGTGTAGTAGTTCCCACAGTGGAAGTCAAGCAAAATTCCTCCATAAATAACCCACCTGTACAAGTACCACCCCAGAAAAATGAAAAGCTGCCGGAAGTGCGGCCGAGTGGGAATTGA
- a CDS encoding DNA recombination-mediator protein A, protein MSQSIDLINLDTLAQELATIQQTGSKRIALLGSRHVPITHQNLIEMMTYALVLSGNRVITSGATGTNSAAIKGAMRADPNLLTVILPQSLERQPYESRQQLEQVMHLVENPGNDNLSLAEASYICNKEIVSRCQQLICFAFHDSRTLLQTCGEAEEQRKVVTLFYFD, encoded by the coding sequence TTGAGCCAGTCAATAGACCTCATCAACCTCGATACGTTAGCGCAAGAACTAGCGACAATCCAGCAAACAGGTTCTAAAAGAATTGCCTTGCTAGGGTCGCGTCATGTGCCGATTACGCATCAGAATCTTATAGAAATGATGACTTATGCCTTGGTTTTATCAGGCAATAGAGTCATTACATCCGGGGCTACGGGTACGAATTCAGCTGCAATTAAGGGAGCCATGCGAGCTGATCCGAATTTGCTGACAGTAATTCTGCCCCAAAGCTTAGAACGCCAGCCCTATGAATCGCGTCAGCAATTAGAGCAGGTTATGCACTTGGTAGAAAATCCAGGGAATGATAACTTGTCTTTGGCTGAAGCTAGCTACATCTGTAACAAAGAGATTGTCTCTCGTTGTCAGCAGCTGATTTGCTTTGCATTTCATGACAGTCGCACCCTACTTCAAACTTGTGGGGAAGCCGAAGAACAAAGAAAAGTGGTAACACTTTTCTACTTTGATTAG